The Synechococcus sp. CC9605 sequence ATCGGATTGATCCGCAGCGACCTCGTCGCTCTGATCGACGAACTGGGGCGACGGGTGTTCGAAGAGATGGACTACCTCAACGAGGCCTCGAACGCTGAGACCTTCGCTGAGCTGCACCAACACAACCCTCGCATCGCTGTTCCAACGATCTATCGCAACGCCACCAGCCGCCGGGTGCTGACGATGGAGTGGATCGATGGCGTCAAGCTCACCAACCTCGATGCGGTTCGCGAGCTCGGTGTGGACCCGGACGACATGGTGGAGGTGGGCGTGAACTGCAGCCTTCAACAGTTGCTGGAGCATGGCTTCTTCCATGCGGATCCCCACCCCGGCAATCTCCTGGCTTTGGAGGACGGTCGCCTTTGTTATCTCGACTTCGGGATGATGAGCGAGGTGAGCCGCGAGTCACGCACCGGCTTGATTCAGGCCGTGGTTCATCTGGTGAACCGGAACTTCGGGAAGCTCTCCAAAGATTTCGTCACCCTGGGATTCCTGGCGGAAGACGTAAACCTGGAACCGATTGTTCCCGCCTTTGAGAAGGTCTTCAGCCAGGCCCTGGAGGCCGGCGTCAACCGCATGGATTTCAAGGCGGTGACCGACGACATGTCCGGTGTGATGTACAAATTCCCCTTCCGGGTGCCGCCTTACTACGCCCTGATCATTCGGTCGCTGGTCACCCTGGAGGGCATCGCCCTGAGTGTGGATCCGAACTTCAAGATCCTCGGTGCTGCCTACCCCTACTTCGCCAGGCGGCTGATGGAAGATCCCGATCCCCAGTTGCGTCAAAGCCTCAAGGAGATGCTGTTCGACGGGGACGCCTTCCGTTGGACCCGTCTGGAAAATCTGGTCTCCAGCGCCGCAAGTCAGGCCCAACTGGATCTGGAGGCCTTGCTCGATCAACTGCTCGACTTCCTGTTCTCTCCCAAGGCAGGGCTGCTCCGGGATCAACTGGTGACCGCCACGGTTGATCGGCTGGATGCCCTGGGTTGGTCAACGATGCAACGCCTGGGTCAACGCCTGCCCAAACGATTGCAACCCTCCGCCCTTGGCCAGACACCGCCCGGACTCTCCGATCCACTGATGCAACTGGAGCCGGTGCGGGAGTTGATTCAGGTGTTGCAATCGTTGCCGGGATTCACACCCGACCTTCTCCTGCGTCGAATGCCAAGGGTGCTCAATGAACCAAACACCCGGCGCATGGGCTTCAAAGTGGCTCAGGGGCTGGCCGAACGGGGAGTTGTCCGCCTGGTGCGGGTCGCCGCTGGAGTTCCGGCCTAACTTCCGGCCAACACCATCAGCGTGATGCTCCCCAAGCCCTTCACCCGTTCCTCTCTGCTGGCGATAGCGGCAGGGCTTGGGCTGACTTGGAGCAGCGTCATGCAACCCCTGCATGCCGCCACGGAGATCGCCCTGGTGAGTGGTGCCTTCCGCCGCTCCATTCCCGTCAAGGAAATTGAACACCTGGCCGAAACCGGTGAAGCCAATGGGCTTCTGGAGGATCTGCTTGATCTCTCCGGACAAGACCCCAACGAGGTGTCGCAGATGCTCAACCAGAGCCTCGAGCTTCCCCTGGTGCTCACAAGCCGTCTTATCAACACACGGATCGGGGAAGCCATCCTGCGTCGTGTCGCACGCATCATTCATCCGATCTACACACCTGAACCTGAGGTGAGTGTTCCGGCGATCCGCGCCGGAGTGATCAGTGGATTGCAGAGCGAAGATGGCCTCACGGCAGTGAGCTTTTTGAAGGGCTACCCCAATGCCGTTATGGCGGTGAATCTTCCCGCTCTGTTCGGGGTGATCGAAAAAGCGGAATCCATCGCCGGCCTGGTGCAGTTTTTCTCCGACTCCCCCTTGGACGGATTGAAGGAAGCGCAACCCTGACCAAGCCCTGATCGGACGCCGCCTAGATTCCGGCAAACCCCCCATCCCAGCCGGTGTCCCTGTTTCAGAACCTCCGTCGGCGTTTCACTGCCACTCCTGTGATGCAGGACTGGCCTGGACTGATCGAGGCCTATCGCAGCTGGCTTCCCGTAAGCGATGCGACCCCGGTGATCAGCCTTCGTGAAGGCGCCACCCCTTTGATCCCCGTTCCATCGGTAGCGGAACAGATCGGCAAGGGCGTGAAGGTGTTTGTGAAGTACGACGGCCTGAACCCCACAGGGTCCTTCAAGGACCGGGGCATGACCATGGCTATCAGCAAAGCCAAGGAAGCCGGTTGTGAAGCGGTGATTTGTGCCAGCACGGGCAACACCAGTGCTGCGGCTGCGGCCTATGCCAGGCGGGGTGGGATGCGTGCGTTCGTGTTGATCCCGGATGGCTATGTCGCCCAGGGGAAACTGGCTCAGGCGCTGGTCTACGGGGCTGAGGTCTTGGCGATCCGCGGCAACTTCGATCGCGCCCTCGACATCGTTCGGGAAGCGGCAGATAAGTATCCCGTCACCCTCGTGAACTCGGTGAATCCCTACCGGCTGCAGGGCCAGAAAACCGCGGCCTTTGAAATCGTGGATGCCCTCGGTGATGCACCCGACTGGCTGTGCATACCCATGGGCAACGCCGGGAACATCACCGCCTATTGGATGGGTTTTCAGGAATATCAGCAGGCCGGCCGGAGCCGCAGCCTGCCCCGAATGATGGGATTCCAGGCCAGCGGATCCGCCCCACTGGTGAACAACACCACAGTGACGGACCCCGAAACCATCGCCACTGCCATCCGCATTGGCAACCCGGTGAACCGAGCCAAGGCCCTGGCAGCACGCGAGGCCAGCAACGGCGCTTTCCTGGATGTGACCGACGCGGAGATCCTCGCGGCCTACAAGATTCTGGGCGGCCAGGAGGGAATCTTCTGCGAACCCGCCAGCGCTGCCTCTGTGGCAGGCCTGCTCAAGCGCAAAGATGAAGTGCCTGCCGGCGCCACGGTGGTCTGCGTTCTGACCG is a genomic window containing:
- a CDS encoding ABC1 kinase family protein, producing MAQELGDFIEAAGLLEYDPAAITRIYAGHPQRLIRRLWQTLVPIGLLLLGVAFDWIFQLLKDEERARGRARECAELLVDLGPAFIKAGQALSTRPDIVPPLLLEELAQLQDQLPGFDSGLAMACIEEDLGAPVDKVFEQLDRDPISAASLGQVHKGTLKGGAKVAVKVQRPGLREQITLDLYIVRNIAAWLNSNIGLIRSDLVALIDELGRRVFEEMDYLNEASNAETFAELHQHNPRIAVPTIYRNATSRRVLTMEWIDGVKLTNLDAVRELGVDPDDMVEVGVNCSLQQLLEHGFFHADPHPGNLLALEDGRLCYLDFGMMSEVSRESRTGLIQAVVHLVNRNFGKLSKDFVTLGFLAEDVNLEPIVPAFEKVFSQALEAGVNRMDFKAVTDDMSGVMYKFPFRVPPYYALIIRSLVTLEGIALSVDPNFKILGAAYPYFARRLMEDPDPQLRQSLKEMLFDGDAFRWTRLENLVSSAASQAQLDLEALLDQLLDFLFSPKAGLLRDQLVTATVDRLDALGWSTMQRLGQRLPKRLQPSALGQTPPGLSDPLMQLEPVRELIQVLQSLPGFTPDLLLRRMPRVLNEPNTRRMGFKVAQGLAERGVVRLVRVAAGVPA
- a CDS encoding alpha/beta hydrolase, with translation MLPKPFTRSSLLAIAAGLGLTWSSVMQPLHAATEIALVSGAFRRSIPVKEIEHLAETGEANGLLEDLLDLSGQDPNEVSQMLNQSLELPLVLTSRLINTRIGEAILRRVARIIHPIYTPEPEVSVPAIRAGVISGLQSEDGLTAVSFLKGYPNAVMAVNLPALFGVIEKAESIAGLVQFFSDSPLDGLKEAQP
- the thrC gene encoding threonine synthase, with the translated sequence MQDWPGLIEAYRSWLPVSDATPVISLREGATPLIPVPSVAEQIGKGVKVFVKYDGLNPTGSFKDRGMTMAISKAKEAGCEAVICASTGNTSAAAAAYARRGGMRAFVLIPDGYVAQGKLAQALVYGAEVLAIRGNFDRALDIVREAADKYPVTLVNSVNPYRLQGQKTAAFEIVDALGDAPDWLCIPMGNAGNITAYWMGFQEYQQAGRSRSLPRMMGFQASGSAPLVNNTTVTDPETIATAIRIGNPVNRAKALAAREASNGAFLDVTDAEILAAYKILGGQEGIFCEPASAASVAGLLKRKDEVPAGATVVCVLTGNGLKDPDCAISNNDAAFHTDLNPDLGTVASVMGF